GGGCCGATCAGCATCGAGCAAGCCGGCCATCCCGTCGTGCAGGTACCGGTACCGCCACTTGCGGACCGTCGGGATCGACACCCCGACGACGTCGCTGATATGCGAGTTCGCCCACCCCTCAGCGGCCAGCGCCACGATCCGCGCCCGCCTCACCACGCCAGCCGGCGTCGAGGTCGATCGCAGCAACCGATCAAGCTCAACATCATCGCCCTCACGCAATTCCAGTGCCGGGGCCGGAGAATTCGCCATAACCCATTCTCTCAACCCCGGAACAGGAAACTAATTAACGCCACGCGACACTAGTACCGTAACGATACCGTCGGTTTCGTAGACGGGCTGGGTCGAGGGTGAGGTGCTGCGTATGGTGGTCCAACGTCCAAGTGGTGGGCGCTTGGCGGCGCGCCGGTTGGCGGAACGCAGCGAGTACAGCACGACATTGGGGCGGTTGGCACGGTTCACCTTGGCGCACAGATTCCTCGTCATCGGGGCGTGGGTGGCTGTGGGTATCGTCTTGGCGATACTGTTTCCCCAGCTGGAGACGGTGGTGCGGCAGCAGTCTGTTGATCCGATCCCTGCTGGGGTTCCATCGTTTCAAGCACTCGATCAGATGGGTGGTGCGTTCGGTGAGAAGGGCGCCAAGACCACTGTTTTCGTGACCATGGAGAACCCGAACGGGTTCACCGACGTGGCGCGGGAACGCTACGACATGCTCGTTCTGCAGTTGCGCGAAAATTTCGACGATGTGCAGTCAGTGCGGGATTTGCTCTCCGATCCGACGACGGCCGGCCAGGCCTTGAGTGAGGACGGGCAAGCCTGGTACTTGCCTGTCGGGGTCACCGGAACTTTGGGAGGGCCAACGGCCACGCATGCTGTGGAGACCGTGCGCCAAACCGCGCAGCGCGTGTTTGACGGTACGGACACCACTGTCCATGTCACCGGGCCGACGGCCACTTTCAGTGACCAGATCGTCAGTGCTGAAAGCGATTTAGTCGTGATCACTGTGGCGACGGTGGCGCTTATCGCGATCATTCTGTTGATCGTTTACCGATCGCTGTTCACCGCGCTGGTGCCGTTGTTGGTGATCGGTGTCAGCCTCGGCGTGGGCCGCGGGGTCTTGTCCGCACTCGGCGAACTCGGTATGCCGGTATCGCAGTTCACCGTCGCGTTCATGACCGTCATCCTGCTCGGAGCCGGGGTCGACTACTCAGTCTTTTTCATCAGTCGCTATCACGAACGGCTACGCCAGGACGCTACCACTGAGGTTGCGCTCGTGGACGCGACAGCAACTATCGGACGGGTCATCCTGGCTTCAGCTGCCACGGTGGCGCTGGCCTTTTTGGCGATGGTGTTTGGTCAGCTGAGCGTGTTCTCCACCTTGGGTCCGGCATGCGCGATCGCCATCCTCATCGGATTCCTCGCCACGGTCACCCTGCTACCACCGGTGTTGCTGTGGGCGGCGCGATTCGGCTGGGGCGCACCCAGACGAGATCTGACCCGAAAGTACTGGAATCGCGTCGCCGTGCTCGTCGTGCGGCGTCCTGTGCCTCTGCTGGCACTAACCCTGGTCGGGCTAATCGTGCTTAGCGTCTTCGCGATGGGCATCCAGATCACCTTCGACGATCGTGAGGGGCAGCCCGCGACAACCGACAGCAACGAAGGCTACGCGTTGCTCGACCGTCATTTCCCTCAAGACGTCACTATCACTGAGTTCCTCGTTGTAGATGCACCGATCGATCTCCGTACTGCCAGCGGGCTGGCCGATCTTGAGCAAATGGCCTCACGTGTATCCCAGATCCCCGGAGTGACTCGAGTCATCGGTGTTACCCGTCCCACCGGGGACAAGCTCGAGCAAGCCGAGCTGTCCTGGCAGAACGGTCAGATCGGGGACCGGCTGGCGGGTGCGGTCGACGATGGCCAGAACCGCCGAGGTGACCTCGAACAGCTCCGTACCGGCGCATTCCAACTCGCCGACGGGCTTACTCAGCTCGACACCCAGGTACGCACCAACTTGGCCCCCCTGGCCGGCATCCTCGATCAGGCAAGCACAGCAGGGCAGCAAATTCAGCAGTACCAGCCGATACTCCGCCAACTCGCCGCATCTGCACCAGCGCTCGATCGCGCTTCTCAGAATGCCCCACAGCTGGCCGCGCTCACCCGCCAAACATCTGCAGCCCTGGCAACAGTGACCTCGATCCTGCCCATCCTCGATAATGCGCCCTGGTGCACCCAAGTCCCGCAGTGCGCAGCTCTGCGCGCGCAGACCCGCAATCTCGACGCCCTACTGAGCAACGGGACCCTCGACCAGATCGCCACGCTGTCAACACAACTCGCGCAGCTGGATACACCGATCTCAACAGTCACCGACCAACTCACTTCCACCGTCAACTCACTGGGCTCCACGCTGGGAAGCATCAGCAGCCAAGACCTTCCCGGCAAGCTCACCCAACTGCAAACAGGTATCAGTCAACTCGCGGCGGGATCACGCCAACTCGCCGCCGGTGTATCCGCGCTGATCGACAGCAACCTTCAACAACTCGCCGGGATGGCCGCGCTAGCCACACAACTACAAACCTCCGCCCGCGAGACCGCCGGAACAAACTCAGCAACCGGCTTCTACCTCCCACCTCAGGCCAACGCAGACCGCCGTTTCGTCGACGTCGCTCGCCAGTTCGTCTCGCCCGACGGCCATACCGTGCGCTACGCAATACAAACCAGCTTCGACCCCTACAGCACCGAGGCCATGCAACTGGCCGACACAATCACCGATGTCGCACTCGCCGCCAGACCGAACACAACCCTGCAGGACTCCAACATCGCGATAGCCGGGTTCCCCGCCATCAACGCCGATCTGCAACGTCTACTCACCGAAGACTTCCGACTCCTAGCGTTGGCCACCCTCACCATCGTCGGCCTGATCCTGATACTCCTACTCCGAGCACTCATCGCGCCGCTATACCTTCTGGGCACCGTCATACTCAACTACACCGCGGCACTGGGTATCGGTGTCCTGATCTTTCAACACATCCTCAAAACCGATATCGCCTGGCCCGTACCACTACTGGCCTTCATAGTCCTCGTCGCGGTCGGCGCCGACTACAACATGCTTCTTATCTCTCGCCTACGCGAAGAATCCCAAAACAACATCCGCATCGGCGTCCTGAGAACCGTCACCAACACCGGATCAGTCATCACCTCGGCCGGCCTCATCTTCGCTGCCAGCATGTTCGGACTCATGGCCGGATCCATCTCGATCATGACCCAGGTCGGACTCATCATCGGCATCGGCCTGCTGCTCGACACCTTCATCGTCCGCACCATCGTTGTGCCGACCATCGCCACACTTGTCGGCAGAGCAAGCTGGTGGCCGAGTACCCGAACCGACACGCATCCAGTGTCCCGCTAGTACGCACGCACGTGCCGAGATCTGACCGGCCCCGCCAGTCATCCAGCCATCGCGCCCACCTCATCGACTGACACCCGCTCGACGGTCGGCCGCGGCAACCACACCCTACCGTCGCGGATCAGTGCCCAGACCACGTCAACCAGACGTCTAGCGAGAGCGATGAGAGCGTGGACGTGGGAACGCTTCTCACGTCGTTTGCGCTGGTAGAACTCGCGGGACGGGCCGTCGCGTTGCGAGCTGTTGAGTGCGGCCATGTAGAACACCTTGCGAAGTCCTCTGTGGTAACGCTGGGGTCTACGCAAGGCTCCCCGGCGGTTACCGGAGTCGTGCGGTACCGGAGCAAGACCGGCGTAGGCGGCGAGTCTGGCGGGCGAGCCGAACGAAGTGAGGTCGCCGCCGGTGATCGCGACGAGCTCAGCGCCGCTTCGGGTGCCGATGCCTGGCACGGATTCGAGAATCCGTGCGTGACGGTGGCGGCGGAACACCTCGGTGATCTGCTTATCCAGGTCGGCGATCTGACGGGTCAGCATGACCAACGAGGTAGCCGCGTGTTGCACCAGTAGGGCTGTGGTCGCCTCGCCAGGCAGGGTGACGGTCTGCGCGGCCGCCGCGGCACGGGCTTTGTCGATCATCTTCGGGATCGTGGGTCGGCGGACGCCGTGACTGCGCAGGTGGTCGTAGATCTCGTCGTCAGAGACCGCAGCGATCGCAGATGGCGTGGCGAAGCGGGTGAGGAACGTTAGACCGGTCAGTGTCGAGTAGTCGAAACACCGTTCTAGTGCAGGGAAGATGCGGGTCAGCAGGCCGCGCAGGCGGTTGATGCCTCGCGTACGTTCAGCGACGAGGTCGTTGCGATGTCCGGTCAGCAGGTCGAGTTCGATCGCGACGTCGTCGGGCGCCGAGACGGTGGCGAGATCGCCACGTAGGCGGGCTGTCTGGGCGATCACGACCGCATCGCGGGCATCGGTCTTGCCCTCACCCGCGAACGCACCGGTCATGCTGTGCACGACCCGGCCGGGCACGTAGCGGATCTGCTGGCGCCGCGCAGCCAGCACACCCCTCAGCAGCGCCGATTCCGGTGCGGTCATGTCGATCGCCCACACCACGAATTTCATGTCGGCGACCCGGTCCATGAGCGCTTCGATCGCCGGTTGATCGTTGGGAAGCCGCCGAGACCACAGCACCGTTCCCGCCTCATCGACCGCGGCGGCGTGATGCGCATGCCGACCGACATCAATTCCTACCCAGATCTTTTCGTCCATACTGTCCTTCCGTGTGCGGTTGGCTCGTCAGGGTGGTTTCGCCGGCACACCTTTACACAGCGACAAGTTCGCGAACACATCTCAATCAGCGGCCGAAACGACCCGTCACGGTCCGGGGTGACCTTCCACGCCAAGCCACCAGCGACAACAGGTGATTGTCGAGCCACGCCCCGAACCGCGGACGAACGTCCGAGGCGACCGCCCCGGACGTACTCCAACGTAAAGGTGATTGTGGCGGTGGGCACCACGCTCTACGGCGTGGGTGAGGCCGCGTCGGTGCGGGTCAATCAGGAGTCGGTGACGTTGAAACGGCTGCCCGCCGAGTTCGACGGTCTACGCGTGGCCGTCGTCAGCGATTTGCACCTGGGACCCGCCCGCGGGGAGGCGTTCACACGCACGATCGTCGACATGGTCAACGCCGAGCGCCCCGACCTCATCGCGATCGTCGGTGACCTGTCAGACGAAACCATCGAGCATGTCGGATCAGACCTGCAGCCACTCGCTGATCTGCGAGCGCCGTTGGGTGTCTTCGGTGTCTCAGGCAACCACGAACAGATCTCCGACGACGTCGGCGCCTGGATGGACGAGTGGCGTTCGCTGGGTATCACCACCATCAACAACTCAAGCGTGGAGATCCGACGCGGGGCAGCCACCATCGATGTCGCTGGAGTGCATGACCTCAGCAATTCCGCCCCGTACGAACCCGACCTTGACGCCGCGGTCGCCGGTCGACCCGACGATCGATTCACCCTGCTACTGGCGCATCAACCCAACCACGTCCGGGAGGCAGCAGCCCACGACGTCGATCTCCAGGTATCCGGACACACGCACGGCGGGCAGATGTGGCCGCTGCGTTACGCCGCCGCTGCTGCCGCCGACACCGCAGTCACCGGACTCGACTTCTACAAGGACACCACCGTGTTCACCACCTATGGGGCCGGCGCCTGGGGACCGCCCGTCCGAGTGGGTGCGCCGCCTGAAATCGCCATCCTGCAGTTGCGCAGCGCCTGATCGACCGACAGTCATTGCTCGCGTTGGCCGTTTCGTGCTGCAACGTATGCGCCAAACTGACTCGATCCGCGGAGTGCATGATTGATCGCCGTCTGTGTGTGGATGCCGAGTGCGTCTGCAAGGACAGGAGGCGGTGAGGTCTGGGTGATGGTTTGCCAGGTACCGAGACGCGTTGTGAGCGAGGGAAATCCGAGTGCCTTGAGGCGGCGCCTCAGGTGACTTTCGTTGAGATGGTTCCCAGGCTGATAACCGGGGAAGACCCACACCGATTCGCTATGCGCGGCGGTCTGCCGGTTGGTTGTCGCCTCGGCGACCTCGGCGACGAGCCGATCCAATGGCGACTCCAATACGATTGGGTGCTTTCCGAGGGTGATGGTGCAGGTCTCCTCGCGGTTGATCTGATCCCATCGCAATGCGGCGACTTTGTGAGTGGGCTGCCCGAACACCACGATCAGCGCAGCGGCCAGGCGATCGCGCGGAGTCAGCGCGTCGTTGGCAAAGAGCCGTGTGAGTTGTTCGACTTGCATGGTTTCGGTCAGGGCTCGTGTCGTGCCGCGTTGGTGAGGCGCGATCGTCAGCGGGGGCAATCGATACGTGGCGACTACCCACGGGAGAAATCGGCTCAATAGCCGGTTGGTTTCGGTGCCGGACGCGACGAACGTATCGACCTGACTTTGATCGACGTCGGTGACCGATATCTGCAGCATGTCGAGGAAGTTGAGGAAGTCGATTGCAACGGTCACTCCCTGCTTGGCGGCGAGAAACGTTCCGTTGGTGCACTTGTCGTCGAATCGTCTTGACACATGCCACCGAATGTAGCTGCGGATCACGAGCTGATTGTCAGGGTTGGTGAGCGTCGCGAGCTTGCTGTCGGCCCACGCGGTGAACCTGGTCCGGAAATCCACTCGGGCGCCATCGATGCCGTGCTCATCGAGGAGGGCGCGAATGTGCACGGACGAACGGTTCACCGGTAGCGCTGCCAGCAGTCGCTGGTCCACAGTGTCGGCGGCGGCGATCTGTTGGAGCACGGCGCGAACAGTTGGGTTTCGCAGCCACGTGACCCCGCTGTTGGCGCGAGGCATCTGTTTAAGCGCAGCTGCGAGGCCGGCCAGTTGCGGATTGACGACACCGGTGTGCGGGTTGGTGAGGAGTTCGTCGACTTGATGGGCGAGCTCGCAGCGCCAGCAATGACCGCGACGGTAGAGCTCGGCCTCGGCTCCGCATTCGACGCAATCGACGTTGAGTTGGATGCCGCTACAGGTGCGGCACAGGTATTGGCCGGTCGGTGTGCGTCCCGGGACAATTCCTGAGTGTGCGCATTCAACACATTGCCCGACAACGCGTTTGGCTTGGTTGTAGCAATAGCAGCAGATTGGGGTGTCCTGCCACCACGCGGCGGTGAGATAGGCCTCACCGCATCGTTCGCACGGCTCGTACCGGTCAGGTTCGGGTGCGGGCTTCCGGCGTGCCATCATCTATCATCACCGCGGGCCTAGGTATCTCGTGGGCCGTCGTCGGAATCGACCACGCGAACGCGACGAACCCCGGGAGCCTTCTTCGGTCGGGCTTCTCCTGCCGGCAGAATGTCGGGTGCGGTTCCGGTTGCCCTACCTTGCATCACCACGACGGGCTCGAACAATTCGGCGGGGGAGCAGTCGAGGATGTCACACAGCGCGGCGAAGACCCGGCTGTTGATGCGTTCCGGTTTGCCCGTCATCAATCGGTACGCCTGAGGTTGAGAGAGAGTGATACCGCGGCTCCGAAGGAGGGTGACCAGTTCGGTCGACTTCCACAGATTGCGGTCGGCCATGAGTTTTCGCAGGTTCCAATGGAAATCGACGCGCTTCTGAACGTTCATGCCTGGTTGCTTTCGCCGTAGGGGACAGCCGCGGATGCGAGTCGCTCGCGGATCATGCGCTGCAGGGTCTTCTGTCGGTAGTCCGAACTCACCTGGGTGTAGAGCGCCGTGGTGGATGAATGCTCGTGGCCCACCTGTTGTTGCACGAACAGCGGATCGTAGCCGTCCTCGATCAAGTGCGTGACGTACGACCGGCGAAACCCGTGAAGCGACAGACCATCTGGCAAACCGGCACGTCGACGATGGCCTGTGAATCGAGTGGCGTACGAGTTCAAGGTCAACTGGTCACCGCGTTCTGACGGCCACAGCCAGGGCGAGTCCGCCGCATGTCCCATGAGTTGTCGGCATCCTTCTGCGCCCACCCACGCCTCAAACACATCCGGACCCCAGTCCATCAGGGGAACCGTCAAGACAGTACGTCGCTTGTGTGCGGAGCCACGCGACCCTTTGCCGTACCGGACGTAGACAGCACCAAAGGCCTTATATTGCGGCACATGTGGATTCGGTCCGAAGTCATGGATCTGCAGTCGTAGGAGTTCTTGACGACGAAGGCCGTAGCCGTAAGCAACCTTTGCGATGCAGGAATCGCGCAGCGTGGTCAGCCAGGCCTTGTTGTTCTTCGCGTAGAGACGCTCAACTTCGTCGTCGAAGTAGTCGAACAGGGTCTGAACTTCATTGCGGGAGAACGCTCTCCGTTCTGGCTCCGCCTCGTTGTCAGAGACATGGACCGGAAGATTGTAGGCGAAGCAGATCTGCGACGGGTATTCGCCGAAGACCTGGGCGCACAGGTCTGGCCACCGGTAGACCGGCTCGCAGAGAAAGCTACAGAAGCCCCTGACCACCATCAGATAGGCGCGAATGGTTGACTTGGCGGCCGTCCCGCCATTGCGTGCGTTCAGCGTGGTGACGTACTCGTCGACGTCCTGCGGCATCCATCGCCACGGGTAGTCGCCAGAGACTGCCTGAAAATCCTGAAGGACTCGCAGGTAGCCATAGATCGTGGATGTACCCAACGTGCG
The nucleotide sequence above comes from Gordonia sp. PP30. Encoded proteins:
- a CDS encoding MMPL family transporter; the encoded protein is MVVQRPSGGRLAARRLAERSEYSTTLGRLARFTLAHRFLVIGAWVAVGIVLAILFPQLETVVRQQSVDPIPAGVPSFQALDQMGGAFGEKGAKTTVFVTMENPNGFTDVARERYDMLVLQLRENFDDVQSVRDLLSDPTTAGQALSEDGQAWYLPVGVTGTLGGPTATHAVETVRQTAQRVFDGTDTTVHVTGPTATFSDQIVSAESDLVVITVATVALIAIILLIVYRSLFTALVPLLVIGVSLGVGRGVLSALGELGMPVSQFTVAFMTVILLGAGVDYSVFFISRYHERLRQDATTEVALVDATATIGRVILASAATVALAFLAMVFGQLSVFSTLGPACAIAILIGFLATVTLLPPVLLWAARFGWGAPRRDLTRKYWNRVAVLVVRRPVPLLALTLVGLIVLSVFAMGIQITFDDREGQPATTDSNEGYALLDRHFPQDVTITEFLVVDAPIDLRTASGLADLEQMASRVSQIPGVTRVIGVTRPTGDKLEQAELSWQNGQIGDRLAGAVDDGQNRRGDLEQLRTGAFQLADGLTQLDTQVRTNLAPLAGILDQASTAGQQIQQYQPILRQLAASAPALDRASQNAPQLAALTRQTSAALATVTSILPILDNAPWCTQVPQCAALRAQTRNLDALLSNGTLDQIATLSTQLAQLDTPISTVTDQLTSTVNSLGSTLGSISSQDLPGKLTQLQTGISQLAAGSRQLAAGVSALIDSNLQQLAGMAALATQLQTSARETAGTNSATGFYLPPQANADRRFVDVARQFVSPDGHTVRYAIQTSFDPYSTEAMQLADTITDVALAARPNTTLQDSNIAIAGFPAINADLQRLLTEDFRLLALATLTIVGLILILLLRALIAPLYLLGTVILNYTAALGIGVLIFQHILKTDIAWPVPLLAFIVLVAVGADYNMLLISRLREESQNNIRIGVLRTVTNTGSVITSAGLIFAASMFGLMAGSISIMTQVGLIIGIGLLLDTFIVRTIVVPTIATLVGRASWWPSTRTDTHPVSR
- a CDS encoding IS110 family transposase: MDEKIWVGIDVGRHAHHAAAVDEAGTVLWSRRLPNDQPAIEALMDRVADMKFVVWAIDMTAPESALLRGVLAARRQQIRYVPGRVVHSMTGAFAGEGKTDARDAVVIAQTARLRGDLATVSAPDDVAIELDLLTGHRNDLVAERTRGINRLRGLLTRIFPALERCFDYSTLTGLTFLTRFATPSAIAAVSDDEIYDHLRSHGVRRPTIPKMIDKARAAAAAQTVTLPGEATTALLVQHAATSLVMLTRQIADLDKQITEVFRRHRHARILESVPGIGTRSGAELVAITGGDLTSFGSPARLAAYAGLAPVPHDSGNRRGALRRPQRYHRGLRKVFYMAALNSSQRDGPSREFYQRKRREKRSHVHALIALARRLVDVVWALIRDGRVWLPRPTVERVSVDEVGAMAG
- a CDS encoding metallophosphoesterase, with the translated sequence MGTTLYGVGEAASVRVNQESVTLKRLPAEFDGLRVAVVSDLHLGPARGEAFTRTIVDMVNAERPDLIAIVGDLSDETIEHVGSDLQPLADLRAPLGVFGVSGNHEQISDDVGAWMDEWRSLGITTINNSSVEIRRGAATIDVAGVHDLSNSAPYEPDLDAAVAGRPDDRFTLLLAHQPNHVREAAAHDVDLQVSGHTHGGQMWPLRYAAAAAADTAVTGLDFYKDTTVFTTYGAGAWGPPVRVGAPPEIAILQLRSA
- a CDS encoding helix-turn-helix transcriptional regulator produces the protein MNVQKRVDFHWNLRKLMADRNLWKSTELVTLLRSRGITLSQPQAYRLMTGKPERINSRVFAALCDILDCSPAELFEPVVVMQGRATGTAPDILPAGEARPKKAPGVRRVRVVDSDDGPRDT
- a CDS encoding tyrosine-type recombinase/integrase is translated as MSGEHPLPGSAPLRLVSSGAELLRPEEQIWTEMLEGWKSALMARTLGTSTIYGYLRVLQDFQAVSGDYPWRWMPQDVDEYVTTLNARNGGTAAKSTIRAYLMVVRGFCSFLCEPVYRWPDLCAQVFGEYPSQICFAYNLPVHVSDNEAEPERRAFSRNEVQTLFDYFDDEVERLYAKNNKAWLTTLRDSCIAKVAYGYGLRRQELLRLQIHDFGPNPHVPQYKAFGAVYVRYGKGSRGSAHKRRTVLTVPLMDWGPDVFEAWVGAEGCRQLMGHAADSPWLWPSERGDQLTLNSYATRFTGHRRRAGLPDGLSLHGFRRSYVTHLIEDGYDPLFVQQQVGHEHSSTTALYTQVSSDYRQKTLQRMIRERLASAAVPYGESNQA